Within Mycobacterium botniense, the genomic segment CGCCAATACAACGACCACATGCCGGTGGTCTTCGTGTAGCGCAGCCGAGCGATCGGGAACCGGGTCCACTCCGAGCCCTTATCCGCCCGCCACGACCGGCGGCACTCCACGATCGTCAGATGACGCTCAGCAACGTCGACCTCAACGCGGACCCCGTCACGGATCTGGGCAGGCACCCTGTCCCGACACCACCGCCGCACCCGCGCCACATCCATCTCCGGCAGACCCTCCACTCCACTAGTGTTGCAACCGTCCCGTTGCGACGTTCACTGGAATCCGCCCCGTCCCAGTGGGGCCAGTTCAAGTTGACATAGCCAGTGGGAGCGCGTGTGGGCCTTGACGGGCATGCCGTGCTCTGGCCACCGCTGCTGATGACCACCGCCGGTGACCTCGACAAGTTCCGACAAGCAATATGCGGCATCGACTTATAAGCGCGGGTTCGGGTTTTGCCGGCGACCACCTCAGCGTGTTGGAGGCGGCGCTGGCGCAGCTGGCGGTGGACCCCGCGCACAGGTGATCTGTCGCACCGACGCCGGGGCGCCAGCCACGACCTGGCCGCGGCGTGCCGCAGCCGGGGTGTGCGGTTCATCGGCGGGGTGCAGCTTGGCGCACAGCCGGCCGAGGCGGTCGTGACACTGCCGCGATCACATTGGCAGGCAACGATTTCCGCCGATGCCAGCGAGGTTCGCGACACCGGTGCGGTGGCCGAAATCACCGACCTGGTCTCGGTGACGGGCTGGCCGACCGGCACCACCCCGTCGAGAGTTAATCGGCTCAACCACATGCAGCACGCGAGCTCGACCGACCTCCATGACACTCAACCCGAGCGGCAATGCCCCCACAATCACCTCCAGGACCTACCGCAAAATCCGGGCTAAGCAGCGGATCGACCGTGCCCAGTTGACGATTCACGCCGACCGCGGCAGTTCCATGACCAGCAAGCCGGTGGCGTTTCTGCTGGCCGATCTCGTTGTCACCCAGTCACATTCGCGACCACAGCTCTCCAACGACAACGCACCTCACGATCCGGGACAGGGCACCTTCCCCAGCCTCATAAACGACGGTTCGCCACGAGAATTCCATGCGCTCAAGTGATCTGAACGCCGCCACCATACTCGAGGCATCACTGTCTGGGCGATTCGTCGACATACTGTGGCCAGCTGCACGACACCCGCACCTGGCAACCTCAGCCACCAATGCCGATGCCCGTTACAGCTGCTTGACACGGTCATTGAGATCCATCAGGGGTAACCCCCAGTGCCGCAAAATCACAACGTGACGTTTCTCAACATTGCAGTCGCCACTCGTTCGGCGTCATCTGTAGCCTGGCCGGGGTTGCTGGTGCCAGGTAACGCATGCACGATTGTGCAAGTGCGGGCTTCGACGACGACGTTTTCGCGCACTCCCAGCGCCTGCTGACAGGCTTCACCAGGCTGCTCTCCTTCAGGAGCAGCCATAGCTACGGTGATCACGTTTTCATGCCGTTGAACCGTGCCCAACGTGTACCCCCGCGAATTTTCATAACCCAAATGTGCATCAACCACGCTTCTGCTGCATGTTTCCCATTGGGCTTGCGAAGACGTCAGAAACTCTTGGGCCTGCTCAGCGGAGGAGAGGACGGCCGCAGCTTGTTCCAGGAGGTACGGACCTCCATCGGTCTCGGAGCTCCCATACAGGTCCTGGTATGTTTCAACTTTGGTCGCTAGAGGATCAGCGGGGCCGTAGACATCATGCTCGCCGGTGAAAACCACACCGACACAAGAACGAGGTGTGACCTGCGCCGAATGATCTGACGTCCCATATGAAGAGGAATTCATCGTCAGCGCACCTGTTCCACTGTCAGCCGGGTCACTAGCGATGTTGATTCCCAGCACCTCGCTAAGTTGGGTGGCGGTCAGCAAGACGCGGTCTATAGCCTTCGGTGAAAATGACGGCGGGGGCGGCAGCTGAACACTCGCTGCCACGGTGGTTGTTGCGGGATGTGTTGACGAGCTTAAGGATCCGCGTGATTCCCGTGAGCTTGGTGACCGTGTCGCTCCCATGGCCGCCAGGTGACCATCAGCCAGGCAGCGAGGACCACTGCAACGAGTGTTGTGACAAGGGTTATCAGCCGAAACTTTGGAATCAGTTTGTCAATTGGAGCCTGAAGACGGCGCTTCGTCCATCTCAGGCGCATCATCGCCAATCGGGTGCCGGGCGGAGAGGATAGCTGGTCACCGCCGACCGCGCTAGTGGCAGCATGCGCCTGTTCACACGTGGTCAATGCGGCCCGCGCCGCACGGGCGAGGTCTTTCGCCGTTTGGTATCGCTGGTCGGGGTCTTTGGCCATTCCGCTGGCGATCACTTCGTCCATCGCCTCTGGGAGACCGAATCGCAGAATCGATGGGCGAGGAGGAGTAGTGGTGAGGTGTCCCACGATCTGTTGTTCGAGGCTATCCCCGGGATATGGGCGTTGACCGGTCAGCGCCTCAAACAGCACACAGGCCAGGGCGTAGACGTCTGTACGGGCGTCGGCAATTCCGGTGTTGAGCCTTTCGGGGGCCATATAGGCCCAGGTGCCGATTGCCGCACCGGTGCTCGTGAGGCTGGTGTCTCCCGCGGCGTGCGCAATGCCGAAGTCGGTGAGATAAGCGAAGTCGTCCTCCGCGATCAGGATGTTTGACGGCTTCACATCGCGGTGCACCAATCCGACTCTGTGAGCGGTCTGCAGCGCAGAGGCGATCTGCTCAATGATTCCGACCGCCCTGTCCGGCTCTAACGGCTCATGGGCAAGCAGAGTTTGAAGATCTTGGCCCTCGATCAAGCGCATAGCAAGGAATAGACGTCTGTCAATCGCGCCGAAATCGTAAATTGGAACCACGTGTGGCTCGTTAAGGCCTGCTGCGGCCTTGGCCTCGCGGCGAAACCGCTTCTGAAAGACTTGATCGTCAGCGAAATTTTGCGGAAGCATCTTCACTGCCACAACGCGTTCAGTGACTGTATCGAACGCTCGCCACACCTCACCCATGCCACCGCGGCCCAGCAACTCCACCAATCGGTAGCGCCCGAACGGCATGCCCTGCACTCAAGCCTCCCAACAGCGAAAGCTCTCGCCAGCTGCAAGCAGAGTATCGCTTAGCGGTCTCGCCCGTAAGTTCGTTGGGGGTCATGCCCAGGCGGTCGGGTCGCCCGGGTAGAGGACGCAGGCGGTGTCGAGGACGCCTTCGGGCGCGCCGGCGAAGTCACCGGTGGGCAGCTGGCATGCTGTCGCCGTCGGGCGGGTTTGCGGTGACGTAGGCGAACGCGCCGCGGAACCGTACGTCGACCCGCTCAGTTGTGGCCATCGGTGACGGGCGCGGGCCGACAGTCGCTGTTGCAGCGACGTTTTCGTCGAGGCGGGGGTGTGGCCATAGGGGTAGATCCTGCCGTATCGGCGTGTTGTTCCCAACCGACGCACGGTGAGGCTGGAGTGACCAATAGGAACGATGGTGGAGCCGCTGAGTGTCGCCGATCAGCATCGACCAAATCACGTTGACCGGATCCGAGCGCCGCGAACTGACCCGCCTGACCCGCGCCGGACGCACCGGGCAACGCCTCGCGATGCGCGCCGCGATCGTGCTCGCCGCCGCCGTGGGCGAGTCGAACGCGCAGATCGCGCGATCGCTGCAGCTGTGCGAGGACACCGTCCGCACGTGGCGCCGCCGCTGGCTGGCAGTACCCGGGGTGGCGTCGCTGGGCGACGCGAAACGCACAGGTCGCCGCCCGAAATTCACTGCCGTGCAGCTCGTCCGGGTCAAGGCGTTGGCCGGCACCCCACCGGCCGAGGTGAGACTGCGGCTGTCGCGGTGGTCGTGCCCGGAGCTTGCCCGCCATGCGGCCAGCGACGGGCTCTGCGCGTCGATCTCGGCGGCCACGGTATGCCGGTGGCTGTCCGAGGACGCGCTCAAACCCTGGCAGTACCAGACGTGGATCGTCATCACAGATCCCGACTTCACCGCCAAAGCCCACCAGGCGCTCGACCTGTACGACCGGAAATGGGAGGGAAAGCCGTTGGGCCGCAACGACTACGTGATCTCCGCTGACGAGAAGACCTCGATCCAGGCCGCTGCCGCTGCCACCCCACACTGCCGCACGGCAAGGCCCGCGCGATGGGGCTCAATCACGACGACGACCGCTGCGGCGCCATGACCTACCTGGCCGCCTACGACGTGCAGCGCGGAAAGGTCTTCGGTCGCTGCAACGACACCACCGGCTTCCACGCGTTCACCCGACTCGTCGACCAGGTGATGACCCAAGAACCCTACAAATCCGCAGACCGGGTGTTTTGGGTCGTGGACAACG encodes:
- a CDS encoding helix-turn-helix domain-containing protein, which translates into the protein MSPISIDQITLTGSERRELTRLTRAGRTGQRLAMRAAIVLAAAVGESNAQIARSLQLCEDTVRTWRRRWLAVPGVASLGDAKRTGRRPKFTAVQLVRVKALAGTPPAEVRLRLSRWSCPELARHAASDGLCASISAATVCRWLSEDALKPWQYQTWIVITDPDFTAKAHQALDLYDRKWEGKPLGRNDYVISADEKTSIQAAAAATPHCRTARPARWGSITTTTAAAP
- a CDS encoding DUF3024 domain-containing protein — protein: MEGLPEMDVARVRRWCRDRVPAQIRDGVRVEVDVAERHLTIVECRRSWRADKGSEWTRFPIARLRYTKTTGMWSLYWRDRNLRFHIYDLVSPTAGVEELLAEVDRDPTAIFWG
- a CDS encoding sensor domain-containing protein; protein product: MGATRSPSSRESRGSLSSSTHPATTTVAASVQLPPPPSFSPKAIDRVLLTATQLSEVLGINIASDPADSGTGALTMNSSSYGTSDHSAQVTPRSCVGVVFTGEHDVYGPADPLATKVETYQDLYGSSETDGGPYLLEQAAAVLSSAEQAQEFLTSSQAQWETCSRSVVDAHLGYENSRGYTLGTVQRHENVITVAMAAPEGEQPGEACQQALGVRENVVVEARTCTIVHALPGTSNPGQATDDAERVATAMLRNVTL